The sequence GTCTGCGGTGTTTCCCGCTGACAAAAATAATAATACCATTTTTTTTACATTATGTCAATAACTTTTTTATTTTTTTATAAAATTATAAAATTCTATTAACTCTTCTGTATATTTTACTCTCTGAAAATAATCATTAGGATATTTATTTTGCGCTTGATTATCTATATAAGCCTTTATATTTTCAGGAAGTTTTGATTCTTTCATTATTTTTTTATACTCTATTTTTTTTTCGTTATTTATTTTTTTTATTTCTTCGTTTTTTTTCTCTTTTTTAGAAACTTCTTTTACATCATAATAAAAATGTTTGTAAATAATTTCATAGTCTGTCCCATATTTTTTTTCTAACCTTATAACTTCATTATCTATCTTCTCTTTTGAAAGTCCCTCTTTTTCTCCCAAAGAAACTATTCTTTTATAAGCTCTCTCTTGATCTCTAACATATATGCTCGAATTATCTTGAGTATATGAGTTTTTTTCAATGTTATTATTAACTCTTTCTGGAACGTTAGCTATTAAAACTGTTGATGTTATAAAATACAATAAGAATTTTTTCATTTTTCCTCCTCATATTAAATATTATTATAAAAAAATTTCCTTGTAAGAATTATTCTTACAAGGAAATAATATTTTAAACTTAATTTCTACTATTATCTATAGAATTAGAAGTTTACTTTCATACCAGCGAATGCGTATGGTTGCCATCTCCAGTCATTAGCTGAAGATTGGTTTTCGTTATCCCAGTTTCTATACTCTGCTCCAACTCCACCGTTTAAAGAAACAGCAGGTGTTAATTGGTAATTTATAGCTACATTCATAGATGTATATAAGCTATAAGTATCTTTATCAGATGTTTTTAATCCTGTTTCTTTATTGTATCTTGCATATTGACTAAATACATACGGATCATATCCACCCTCAAAGTTGAAATCTAAATTATAGTTATCTGTTGAGTATAACGCAAATGTTCTATATAAGTAAAGCTCCCATGTTACAACAAACTCTTTATCTGTTGTTGAATCTGCTCCTTTTTGAATCTTATCAGATTTATTATAGAAGTTTTGATCTAAATATAAAGTTCCATCCCAAGTAAATCCTAATGGTAAGTTACCTGCGTACTCGATATCTAAACCAATTGTATTTAAATAATCTCCACCATTATCTGCTGCCATTGAGTGATATAAGCTCGGTGCTAAAACTATTTTAGATAATAATCCACCTTTATTTTGGTAAGCTGTATATCTTAACATATACTCAAAGTTTTGAGAATCATTTTCTTCATCTCTATATTGTAATCTAGAAGTTAAAACATCATTATGCTTATAAGAATATCTTAATCTAGTTTCTGTTCCATAATCTTTTCCTAATTTTTTCTCAGTTGAAGATGATGACTCTAAATTAGTATAATCTCTAATTCTTCCTTCTAATTTAGAATTTTCAGTCATTTGAATACCAAAAGATGTTTGAAGTCTTGCTCTGTTATTCGCCCCTCTATTCCATGTATCTTGGTTTGTGTCTGGTAAGTTTCCTATTGGATTTCTTACAATTTTATCTCCATGCCCTTCAGTTTCTCCGTATGCTCTGTACTCTAATCCGATGTATCCAGATGGTCTGAAAGCTTCCTCTACTACTACCTCTTCAACCACGTCTGCTACTACTACTACCTCTTTCGATACTTCTACTGGTGCTACTACAGCTTCTTTTGCAGATGCAGTTGCTCCAACTACTAATAAAGAACCTAATAAAAGTGCTAACTTTTTCATATAAATTCCCTCCAGTTATTATTTTTTTTAGAAATCCCCGTTTTTGAATTTCTCCCGTTACCTAGTTTATACAATATTTTAATCTTTTTGTAAATATTTTTTTATTTTTTTCCAAACTTTTTACTCACTTTTTACGTCTACTCTGTTTACTCTTAAATCATTTTTTTAATTAAAAATCCACTTTTTGTAAAATAACACTTTATTTTACAATATTTTTTCAACTCACACTTCACTGAACTTATAGTCATTAGCTTTTTAACATATATTTTTTTTATCTTTAAATTTATTATATATATTTATTTTTTTATTTCTTAAAATAAAAAAAAGCAGATACATAATTGTATCTGCAATAATTTTTTTGAATAAAAAAGCGATTATCTCTTTGAGAATTGTGGAGATCTTCTTGCTTTTCTCTTTCCGAATTTCTTTCTCTCTACCATTCTTGAGTCTCTTGTTAAGAAACCAGCTTCTTTTAAAGCTCCTCTTAAAGTCTCATCAGCTTCTAGTAAAGCTCTTGATAATCCGTGTCTGATAGCTCCAGCTTGACCAGCGTTTCCTCCACCGATTACGTTTACTTTAACTTCAAACTTATCTAAAGTTTCAGTTAATGTTAATGGTTGCTCAACGATTTTAGAAAGTAACTCTCTTCCACCGAAGTAGTCTGCCATAGTTTTTCCGTTTATTTCAATTCCTTTTCCACCAGGAATAAGTCTTACTCTTGCTACTGAAGTTTTTCTTCTTCCAGTTCCTCTATATTGAATCATTTCTGCCACTGTCAATCCCTCCTAATTAAAATTCTACCTTTACTGGTTTTTGTGCAGTATGAGCGTGCTCAGCTCCAACAAATATTCTTAATCTTGTTAACTGCTCTCTTCCTAATCTGTTCTTTGGAAGCATTCTCTTAACAGCTAGCATTAAAGCTTCTTTAGGATTCTTTGCAAGAATCTCTTCTAATCTTCTTTCTTTTAATCCACCAGGGAATCCTGAGTGACTGTAGTAAACTTTATCTGTTAATTTCTTTCCAGTTACAGCTACCTTTTCGATATTTGTAACGATTACGAAGTCTCCTCCGTCAATATGTGGAGTGTAAGAAACTTTATCTTTACCCATTAATTTTTTAGCTATTTCTGCAGCTAATCTTCCTAAAATTTTTCCTTCTGCGTCGTATTGAACGAATTCTCTTACAACGTCTTCTTTTCTTTGCATTGCAGTGTATTTCTTCACGTTTTTTTTCCTCCTCGAAAATAGTTATATTTTTTAATATAACGAACGGCGTTCCTTTGTGGGAAAGGATTTATTATACCTATATATTATATCTATTTTTTCCTTTTTTGTCAATTACTTTTTGAAGATTCCTAAAGGTTTTCCTAGTGGTAAAAACTCTCTTCCAAAAGTTTTATTTAAAACATTTGCAGCTGATCCGTAGAATGACATCATAGCTATTGCAAACTCTGATACTGCAGCTAATGTATGCATTGCATGAGGAGCAATTCCAAATGTTGTTCCAGCTAATCCTATAAATAGGAAGTCAATTAATATAAATATTATTAATAATGTTTTATTAGTTTCAACAGCTCCAACTGTCATGTATAATGTGAATATTAAATATCCTATAAATACAAATCCAAAAGCTTTAGGGTCTGCTGCAGCTTTCATAGCTTCACCAAATACTCCAAGTTGTATCATCCAGCTCATAGCCATTCCAAACCAGAAGAAT is a genomic window of Cetobacterium somerae ATCC BAA-474 containing:
- a CDS encoding acetate uptake transporter; the encoded protein is MNQNNHVKIEVADPSALGLLGLAIVTLVASANKFGIVSGVSLVIPWAIFLGAFVQLIACLNDIKHGNVFGTTAFGGYAFFWFGMAMSWMIQLGVFGEAMKAAADPKAFGFVFIGYLIFTLYMTVGAVETNKTLLIIFILIDFLFIGLAGTTFGIAPHAMHTLAAVSEFAIAMMSFYGSAANVLNKTFGREFLPLGKPLGIFKK
- the rplM gene encoding 50S ribosomal protein L13, with protein sequence MKKYTAMQRKEDVVREFVQYDAEGKILGRLAAEIAKKLMGKDKVSYTPHIDGGDFVIVTNIEKVAVTGKKLTDKVYYSHSGFPGGLKERRLEEILAKNPKEALMLAVKRMLPKNRLGREQLTRLRIFVGAEHAHTAQKPVKVEF
- a CDS encoding FomA family porin-like outer membrane protein, with the protein product MKKLALLLGSLLVVGATASAKEAVVAPVEVSKEVVVVADVVEEVVVEEAFRPSGYIGLEYRAYGETEGHGDKIVRNPIGNLPDTNQDTWNRGANNRARLQTSFGIQMTENSKLEGRIRDYTNLESSSSTEKKLGKDYGTETRLRYSYKHNDVLTSRLQYRDEENDSQNFEYMLRYTAYQNKGGLLSKIVLAPSLYHSMAADNGGDYLNTIGLDIEYAGNLPLGFTWDGTLYLDQNFYNKSDKIQKGADSTTDKEFVVTWELYLYRTFALYSTDNYNLDFNFEGGYDPYVFSQYARYNKETGLKTSDKDTYSLYTSMNVAINYQLTPAVSLNGGVGAEYRNWDNENQSSANDWRWQPYAFAGMKVNF
- the rpsI gene encoding 30S ribosomal protein S9, whose protein sequence is MAEMIQYRGTGRRKTSVARVRLIPGGKGIEINGKTMADYFGGRELLSKIVEQPLTLTETLDKFEVKVNVIGGGNAGQAGAIRHGLSRALLEADETLRGALKEAGFLTRDSRMVERKKFGKRKARRSPQFSKR